A single Chryseobacterium sp. DNA region contains:
- a CDS encoding UxaA family hydrolase, whose translation MKNKVLKINQKDNVLVALQDIKDGEEVLFEGQKYKVLERIPAKHKFFMQDLPQGSDVLMYGVLVGKTQLEVKKGERMSVENTKHAAEPYAYREAEYHWKAPDAARFKNRTFDGYHRSNGEVGTANYWLFIPTVFCENRNLDVIKEALHNELGYAVGDKYKEYTHHLLEAYQKGENLENISLTPVIDPKERVFKNVDGIKFLNHSGGCGGTRQDSAILSKLLASYADHPNVAGVTILSLGCQHLQVENLRKDLQERNPEFDKPLFVFEQQGSQSEEALIKQAIHDTFIGLTEINKIERKPAGLDKLVLGVKCGGSDGFSGISANPAVGHTADILVSLGGKVLLAEFPELCGAEQEMIDRAVNKEIAEKFIRLMTEYDALAHQVGSGFYMNPSPGNIKDGLITDAIKSAGAARKGGLSPVTDVLDYTEKAIKPGLNLVCTPGNDVEATTGKAASGATLILFTTGLGTPTGNPVCPTIKVATNSALAMRMADIIDIDTGPVIEGEKTIAEMGEDILDYCIEAASGRIIPKAVLLNQDDFIPWKKGVSL comes from the coding sequence ATGAAAAATAAAGTTTTAAAAATTAATCAAAAAGATAACGTCCTTGTAGCATTACAGGATATTAAGGATGGTGAAGAGGTACTGTTCGAAGGTCAGAAGTATAAAGTATTGGAACGCATTCCGGCAAAACATAAATTTTTCATGCAGGATCTTCCGCAGGGAAGTGATGTATTGATGTATGGAGTATTGGTGGGAAAGACCCAGTTGGAGGTGAAGAAAGGAGAGCGCATGAGTGTAGAAAATACCAAACATGCAGCAGAGCCATATGCTTATAGAGAAGCAGAGTATCACTGGAAAGCTCCGGATGCTGCACGGTTTAAAAACAGAACATTTGACGGTTATCATAGAAGCAACGGAGAAGTGGGAACGGCAAACTACTGGCTTTTTATTCCTACTGTTTTTTGCGAAAACAGGAATCTGGATGTTATTAAAGAAGCCCTGCATAATGAATTGGGTTATGCCGTAGGAGATAAATATAAAGAATATACCCATCATCTGCTGGAAGCTTATCAGAAAGGAGAGAATCTCGAGAATATTTCTTTAACCCCGGTTATAGATCCTAAAGAAAGAGTTTTTAAAAATGTAGATGGGATTAAGTTTCTTAACCATAGCGGAGGTTGTGGCGGAACAAGGCAGGATTCAGCAATCCTGAGCAAATTGCTGGCTTCGTATGCAGACCATCCTAATGTAGCCGGAGTTACCATATTAAGCCTGGGTTGCCAGCATCTTCAGGTGGAGAATTTAAGAAAAGACTTGCAGGAAAGAAATCCAGAGTTTGATAAACCCCTTTTTGTTTTTGAACAACAGGGATCACAAAGTGAAGAGGCCTTGATTAAGCAGGCCATTCATGACACTTTTATCGGGTTGACTGAAATTAATAAAATAGAACGGAAACCTGCGGGGCTGGATAAACTCGTATTGGGCGTAAAATGTGGAGGGAGTGACGGATTTAGCGGTATTTCTGCCAATCCGGCAGTGGGGCATACTGCAGATATATTGGTAAGTCTTGGTGGAAAGGTATTGCTGGCCGAGTTCCCTGAACTTTGCGGTGCCGAGCAGGAAATGATCGACCGGGCGGTAAATAAAGAAATTGCAGAGAAATTCATCAGGTTGATGACAGAATATGACGCCTTAGCCCATCAGGTGGGCTCAGGGTTTTATATGAATCCTTCGCCGGGAAATATTAAGGATGGGCTGATTACAGATGCCATAAAATCAGCTGGAGCCGCCAGAAAAGGCGGGCTTTCCCCGGTTACGGATGTGCTGGATTATACTGAAAAAGCAATTAAGCCAGGGTTGAACCTGGTTTGTACTCCCGGAAATGATGTAGAGGCTACCACCGGAAAAGCCGCTTCAGGAGCTACTTTGATATTGTTTACAACAGGTTTGGGAACGCCAACGGGAAACCCGGTTTGCCCTACTATAAAAGTAGCCACCAATTCTGCATTGGCCATGAGAATGGCCGATATTATTGATATTGATACAGGCCCCGTCATTGAAGGAGAAAAAACAATAGCAGAAATGGGAGAAGATATATTAGATTATTGTATAGAAGCAGCAAGCGGAAGAATAATACCAAAAGCAGTGCTGCTGAATCAGGATGATTTTATCCCCTGGAAAAAAGGAGTCAGTTTATAA
- the fucP gene encoding L-fucose:H+ symporter permease, which translates to MQNITPKQSTKIPSERKNYLFPLILVTSLFFFWGFVHNLDPVLIPHLRKAFQLTDLQSSLVDFSVFIAYFLMAIPAGNVMRKYGYKSGIILGLSLFALGAFLFIPAANTKMYIFFLGALFIIACGLAFLETAANPYVTILGPAETATRRLNFSQSFNGLAAFIAPIVGGKYILNGQSLTDVQIKALSPENLDRYIKQESASVKGPYLILGIIIVVVMLLFVFTKLPDIKHEDDGDSSKISNAWKHKHLRWAVAAQFFYVGAQVCVLSFFIRFIVVSAGITEKNAAFYSGLAGLAFMLGRFVGTFFMKFVKPNILLMIYAVLSMLLTLVAIFGEGNMTIYALIGVAFFMSIMFPTIFSLGIAGLGKDTKIASSLIVMSIVGGAILPLGLGYISDFTHNIQYGYMVPFICFIVVFAFGLYGWKPAGKSPENILENRS; encoded by the coding sequence ATGCAAAATATAACACCAAAACAATCAACAAAAATTCCATCAGAAAGAAAAAATTATCTCTTTCCACTGATTCTTGTTACCAGCCTCTTCTTTTTTTGGGGGTTTGTTCATAATTTGGATCCTGTGCTTATTCCTCATTTGCGGAAAGCATTTCAATTGACTGATTTGCAATCATCCCTGGTAGATTTTTCTGTGTTTATTGCCTATTTTCTGATGGCTATTCCTGCCGGAAATGTAATGCGGAAATATGGTTATAAAAGCGGAATTATATTAGGATTGTCCCTCTTTGCGCTAGGAGCTTTCCTTTTTATTCCGGCAGCCAATACTAAGATGTATATTTTCTTTTTGGGCGCTCTCTTTATTATCGCTTGCGGACTGGCATTCTTAGAAACCGCCGCCAACCCTTATGTAACCATATTGGGGCCGGCAGAGACAGCAACACGAAGGCTCAACTTTTCGCAGTCCTTCAACGGGCTGGCGGCATTTATAGCACCAATTGTCGGCGGTAAATATATATTGAACGGGCAGTCTCTTACCGATGTACAGATAAAGGCTCTTTCTCCTGAGAATCTTGATAGGTATATCAAACAGGAATCTGCCAGTGTGAAGGGACCTTATCTTATTCTGGGAATTATTATTGTGGTGGTGATGTTATTGTTTGTTTTTACAAAACTACCGGACATTAAACATGAGGATGATGGAGATTCATCCAAAATTTCCAATGCCTGGAAACATAAACACCTGAGATGGGCCGTAGCCGCACAGTTTTTTTACGTAGGGGCTCAGGTATGTGTACTCAGCTTTTTCATCCGCTTTATTGTTGTTTCTGCAGGAATTACAGAAAAAAATGCAGCCTTTTATTCCGGATTGGCAGGGCTGGCTTTTATGTTGGGACGTTTTGTAGGAACTTTCTTTATGAAGTTTGTAAAACCTAATATATTACTAATGATATATGCTGTTCTGAGTATGCTACTTACTTTAGTTGCCATATTCGGGGAAGGAAATATGACCATTTATGCATTAATTGGAGTAGCTTTTTTTATGTCTATTATGTTTCCAACTATCTTTTCGCTGGGTATTGCAGGGTTGGGAAAAGATACCAAAATAGCTTCATCCCTCATTGTAATGTCTATTGTCGGCGGAGCTATTCTGCCATTGGGATTGGGATATATATCAGATTTTACACATAATATCCAATATGGTTATATGGTACCTTTCATCTGCTTTATTGTTGTATTTGCATTCGGCTTGTATGGCTGGAAACCTGCTGGGAAATCCCCAGAGAACATTTTAGAAAACAGATCATGA
- a CDS encoding LUD domain-containing protein: MGSREDILSKIAKAKPVGNELPEDLSFISITENLLETFVLAAQNNGSQVTLVEDTAEILAYISENVAPEKRIIFNIKEFRGENAEVTDQEMNDPHTLEDVEIAVIEGSIGVAENAAVWITENQMKYRALPFITQHLFVILEANKIVPLLHDAYKIIPVEDGFSCFISGPSKTADIEQSLVIGAHGARSHHLFLVK, encoded by the coding sequence ATGGGAAGTAGAGAAGATATTTTATCAAAAATAGCAAAAGCTAAACCTGTAGGAAATGAACTGCCGGAAGATTTATCATTTATTTCCATAACTGAAAATTTGTTGGAAACATTTGTGCTGGCAGCTCAGAATAATGGTTCACAGGTAACATTGGTAGAGGATACAGCAGAGATTCTGGCCTATATCAGTGAAAATGTTGCCCCGGAAAAAAGAATAATTTTTAATATCAAGGAATTTCGGGGAGAAAATGCAGAGGTAACAGATCAGGAAATGAATGACCCCCATACGTTGGAAGATGTGGAGATAGCAGTGATAGAAGGAAGTATAGGCGTAGCCGAAAATGCTGCCGTTTGGATTACGGAAAACCAGATGAAGTACAGAGCTTTGCCATTCATCACCCAACATCTGTTTGTGATCCTGGAGGCAAATAAAATAGTTCCCTTACTGCACGATGCTTACAAAATCATACCGGTAGAAGACGGATTCTCTTGTTTTATTTCAGGTCCTTCTAAAACAGCTGATATTGAGCAATCATTAGTGATTGGTGCACATGGAGCGAGAAGTCATCATCTATTTTTAGTGAAGTAA
- a CDS encoding lactate utilization protein B, whose amino-acid sequence MKSHASLAEQFNRDENRVDWHNETLWFVREKRDRQSHQVSDWEKLREVASKIKLNVLSNLDIYLMEFEKNALTNGIKVHWAKDAEEHNKIVLSILQDHQVKFMVKSKSMLTEECHLNDYLEKNGVEVTDTDLGERIVQLAKETPSHIVLPCIHKKKEEIGEIFHQYLNTPKGLSDPQMLTEIARQDLRKKFLQSQAALTGINFAVAETGEFVVCTNEGNADMGAHLAKVHIACMGLEKIIPKREHLGVFLRLLARSGTGQPITTYSSHFRKPRAGQEMHIVIVDNGRSEQLSKEKFRNSLKCIRCGACFNTCPVYRRSGGHSYHTAVAGPIGSILNPIRNIAAYKDLPFASTLCGSCTHVCPVQIDLHQQLYELRQEIIASGMGEPVKSFSMKILARSLSHVKKYEKLRRTMKFGYRYAPFLLKNNANPWYKHREMPEMPKESFKEWYQKNIGDGK is encoded by the coding sequence ATGAAAAGCCATGCCTCTTTAGCAGAACAGTTTAACCGGGATGAAAATCGGGTGGACTGGCATAATGAAACGTTATGGTTTGTCCGGGAGAAAAGAGACAGACAGAGCCATCAAGTCTCCGACTGGGAAAAATTAAGGGAAGTGGCTTCAAAGATAAAACTGAACGTTCTTTCAAATCTCGATATCTATTTAATGGAATTTGAAAAAAACGCCTTGACTAATGGAATAAAAGTACACTGGGCTAAAGATGCTGAAGAGCATAACAAGATTGTACTTTCTATCCTTCAGGATCATCAGGTGAAATTTATGGTAAAGAGCAAATCTATGCTGACAGAAGAATGTCACCTGAATGATTATCTTGAAAAAAATGGTGTTGAAGTAACCGATACCGATCTGGGTGAAAGGATTGTTCAGCTTGCTAAAGAAACGCCGAGTCATATTGTATTGCCTTGTATCCATAAAAAGAAAGAAGAGATCGGTGAAATTTTCCATCAATATCTCAATACCCCTAAAGGACTTTCGGATCCTCAGATGCTTACTGAAATAGCACGTCAGGATTTAAGAAAGAAATTTTTACAAAGTCAGGCCGCATTGACAGGAATTAACTTTGCAGTGGCAGAAACAGGAGAATTTGTAGTCTGTACCAATGAAGGAAATGCAGATATGGGAGCCCATCTGGCAAAAGTACATATTGCCTGCATGGGACTGGAGAAAATAATTCCGAAGCGCGAACATTTGGGAGTTTTTCTTCGCCTCCTTGCCAGAAGTGGTACGGGACAGCCTATTACTACTTATTCCAGCCATTTCAGGAAACCCAGGGCAGGGCAGGAAATGCATATAGTGATTGTTGATAATGGCAGGTCAGAACAACTGAGTAAAGAGAAATTCAGAAATTCATTAAAATGCATACGCTGCGGAGCGTGCTTCAATACTTGTCCTGTATACAGGCGGAGTGGGGGGCATAGCTACCATACGGCGGTTGCCGGCCCAATCGGATCTATTCTGAATCCGATACGGAATATCGCTGCCTATAAAGATCTGCCTTTTGCTTCTACTCTATGTGGTTCATGTACCCATGTATGCCCGGTACAGATCGATTTGCATCAGCAGCTATATGAATTAAGACAAGAGATTATCGCTTCCGGAATGGGAGAACCGGTGAAAAGTTTCTCAATGAAAATTCTGGCACGATCACTAAGCCATGTAAAAAAATATGAAAAGCTAAGGCGAACAATGAAATTCGGCTATCGTTATGCTCCATTCCTGCTTAAAAACAATGCAAACCCTTGGTATAAACATCGGGAAATGCCGGAAATGCCCAAGGAAAGTTTTAAAGAATGGTACCAAAAAAATATAGGAGATGGGAAGTAG
- a CDS encoding (Fe-S)-binding protein codes for MKVGLFIPCYIDLLYPQVGIAAYTLLKKLDVNVVYPMGQTCCGQPMANSGYGHLTCETNKNFIQQFKDFEAIVAPSGSCVLHIKEHLKGENGREEDKAVHIQENIYELTEFLTDVLKIDDLKASFPHKVGFHQSCHGQRGLHLSGMSELTAAYFSKPEQLLQQVEGIELIQLDKQDECCGFGGTFCITEEAVSSKMGKDRLTDHIKNGAEYITACDMSCLMHLEGIANREKRGVKIIHIAEILNAENLNR; via the coding sequence ATGAAAGTTGGGTTATTTATACCATGCTATATAGATTTGCTGTATCCTCAAGTTGGAATTGCTGCCTACACTCTTTTAAAAAAACTGGATGTGAACGTGGTGTACCCAATGGGACAGACATGTTGTGGACAACCCATGGCTAATTCCGGTTATGGGCATCTCACCTGTGAAACCAATAAGAACTTTATTCAACAATTCAAAGATTTTGAGGCAATAGTAGCACCTTCTGGGAGCTGTGTTCTTCATATAAAGGAACATCTGAAGGGAGAAAATGGCAGAGAAGAGGATAAGGCTGTACATATTCAGGAGAATATCTATGAGTTGACAGAATTTCTGACAGATGTATTAAAGATCGATGATCTGAAGGCATCTTTTCCCCATAAAGTCGGATTCCATCAAAGCTGTCATGGGCAGAGAGGCTTGCATCTTTCGGGAATGAGTGAGCTGACTGCCGCTTATTTTTCAAAACCGGAACAATTACTGCAGCAAGTTGAGGGAATTGAATTGATTCAGCTGGATAAACAGGATGAATGCTGTGGTTTTGGCGGAACATTCTGTATTACGGAAGAAGCTGTTTCTTCTAAAATGGGAAAGGATAGGCTGACAGATCATATTAAAAACGGAGCAGAATATATTACAGCCTGTGACATGTCCTGCCTGATGCACCTGGAAGGTATTGCGAACAGAGAAAAAAGAGGCGTGAAAATCATCCACATTGCTGAAATTTTAAATGCCGAAAATTTAAACAGATGA
- a CDS encoding AraC family transcriptional regulator, translating to MKPQFLSISSHALHSFSARKDIMPDVNNKWHYHMVLELIYFRKGSGTQYVGNNIERFKEGDVALIGKNLPHYWQFDPKYFENPKRNKVEVFVIHFDENFWGGDFLKLPENYELKKMLILSSRGLQIKGKTREKLTQLIPEIINNAGTMKIINLLEALSCISTSIEYDFLASSHFKYHFNEDEKRRIQEIYNYTLSRYTEKITLEEISEIASLSPNSFCKFFKSKTGKTYTQFVNEIRIGDACQKLIEDQISVKEICFASGFNNFTSFHECFKNITGKSPLKYQQLYRK from the coding sequence ATGAAACCTCAGTTCCTTTCAATATCGTCTCATGCATTACATTCTTTCAGTGCGAGAAAGGATATAATGCCTGATGTGAATAATAAATGGCATTATCATATGGTCCTGGAACTTATCTATTTCCGAAAAGGCTCCGGAACCCAATACGTAGGAAACAATATTGAAAGGTTTAAGGAAGGAGATGTGGCATTGATTGGAAAAAACCTGCCTCATTACTGGCAATTTGATCCAAAATACTTTGAAAATCCCAAAAGAAACAAAGTGGAGGTCTTCGTGATTCATTTTGATGAAAATTTCTGGGGTGGAGATTTTTTAAAGCTTCCGGAAAATTATGAGTTGAAAAAAATGCTTATTCTGAGCTCAAGAGGGCTTCAAATCAAAGGAAAAACCCGTGAAAAGCTGACACAGTTAATTCCGGAGATTATCAACAATGCAGGGACGATGAAAATCATTAATTTATTGGAAGCCTTATCCTGCATCAGTACTTCTATAGAATATGATTTTTTAGCTTCATCTCATTTCAAATATCACTTTAATGAGGATGAAAAACGCCGGATTCAGGAGATCTACAACTACACCTTATCCAGATATACAGAGAAGATTACTTTGGAGGAAATCTCAGAGATTGCCAGTCTCAGCCCCAACTCTTTTTGTAAATTCTTTAAGTCCAAAACAGGAAAAACCTACACCCAGTTTGTTAATGAAATACGCATTGGTGATGCCTGCCAAAAATTAATAGAAGACCAGATTTCTGTAAAGGAGATTTGTTTTGCCAGCGGTTTCAACAATTTTACCAGCTTCCATGAATGTTTTAAAAATATTACCGGTAAAAGCCCTCTCAAATATCAACAACTCTATAGAAAATAA
- a CDS encoding alpha/beta hydrolase: protein MKTIALFIFFFLSMIAVAQSKSYEGFFKTSDHIKIKYKVSGKGKTCIYIPGGPGQGYPSFELMGGNSLEKNMQMVYMDQRGSGESGTSENYHLEKMVQDIEELRQHLKLKKVFLLAHSFGGIIAVSYAKKYPQHTKGLILANVTLHFLNNESVTEQIEYGNSLLQVKNRAVSKDSLSSELSKISSALRKKRIGYKFLTEDIETIKQSDKIDSLHPRIIDFGRAVISKPEDFPEYYMDYAPMTRDMRVPVLVITGKKDKAVGTRHYKTFQFPNQKVVSIDGGHLLYYEKNKDFVNAVKGFISQVK from the coding sequence ATGAAAACCATCGCATTATTTATTTTTTTCTTCCTATCGATGATTGCTGTAGCTCAAAGCAAGAGCTATGAAGGCTTTTTCAAAACCTCAGATCATATCAAAATAAAATATAAAGTTTCCGGAAAAGGAAAAACCTGCATCTATATTCCCGGAGGTCCCGGCCAGGGATATCCGTCCTTTGAACTGATGGGCGGAAACAGCCTGGAAAAAAATATGCAAATGGTTTATATGGATCAGCGGGGTTCAGGAGAATCGGGCACATCGGAAAATTATCATCTGGAAAAGATGGTTCAGGACATTGAAGAGCTGAGACAGCACCTGAAATTAAAGAAAGTTTTCTTGCTGGCACATTCCTTTGGCGGAATCATTGCCGTCAGTTATGCTAAAAAATATCCTCAGCATACTAAAGGACTTATTCTTGCTAACGTCACCCTTCATTTTCTGAATAATGAATCTGTCACCGAACAGATTGAATACGGGAACAGCCTTTTACAAGTAAAAAACAGAGCAGTTTCCAAAGACAGCCTGTCTTCGGAGCTTTCCAAGATAAGCAGTGCACTAAGAAAAAAGAGAATCGGGTATAAATTCCTTACTGAGGATATCGAAACCATAAAACAATCGGATAAAATTGATTCTCTTCATCCACGGATCATCGATTTCGGCAGGGCAGTCATTTCAAAACCGGAAGATTTTCCTGAATATTACATGGATTATGCTCCCATGACCAGAGATATGCGCGTTCCTGTATTGGTTATCACAGGAAAAAAGGATAAAGCAGTCGGAACCCGGCATTATAAGACCTTTCAGTTTCCCAATCAGAAAGTGGTTTCCATTGATGGCGGACATCTTTTGTATTATGAAAAAAATAAAGACTTTGTGAATGCTGTGAAGGGGTTTATAAGCCAGGTAAAATGA
- a CDS encoding malate dehydrogenase codes for MKVTVVGAGAVGASCAEYIAMKNFCSEVVLVDIKEGFAEGKAMDLMQTASLNGFDTKITGTTGDYSKTAGSHVAVITSGIPRKPGMTREELIGINAGIVKEVTENLVKHSPEVIIIVVSNPMDTMAYLVHKTSGLPKHKIIGMGGALDSARFKYRLAEALEAPISDVDGMVIAAHSDTGMLPLLSKATRNGVPVTEFLSEEQQKYVIEETKVGGATLTKLLGTSAWYAPGAAVSVMVQAIACDQKKMIPCSLMLEGEYGQNDICLGVPAIIGANGVEKIVNVTLTAEEQLKFAEAANAVREVNGDLKF; via the coding sequence ATGAAAGTAACTGTAGTAGGTGCAGGCGCTGTAGGAGCAAGCTGTGCAGAATACATCGCAATGAAGAACTTCTGTTCAGAAGTAGTTTTGGTAGACATTAAAGAAGGGTTTGCTGAAGGGAAAGCAATGGATTTGATGCAGACAGCGTCGCTTAACGGATTCGATACAAAAATTACCGGGACAACAGGAGATTACAGTAAAACTGCAGGTTCTCATGTAGCAGTAATCACTTCAGGGATTCCAAGAAAACCAGGAATGACAAGAGAAGAATTGATCGGTATCAATGCAGGTATCGTGAAAGAAGTTACTGAAAACTTAGTAAAACATTCTCCGGAAGTTATCATCATCGTAGTTTCCAACCCAATGGATACGATGGCTTACCTTGTACACAAAACTTCAGGTCTTCCTAAGCACAAAATCATCGGAATGGGTGGTGCATTAGACTCTGCAAGATTCAAATACAGACTGGCTGAAGCATTAGAAGCCCCGATTTCTGATGTTGACGGAATGGTAATCGCTGCCCACAGTGATACAGGTATGCTTCCATTATTGAGCAAAGCTACAAGAAACGGTGTTCCTGTAACTGAGTTCTTAAGCGAAGAGCAACAAAAATATGTAATCGAAGAAACCAAAGTAGGCGGCGCTACTCTTACTAAATTATTAGGAACGTCTGCTTGGTATGCTCCGGGTGCAGCTGTTTCTGTAATGGTTCAGGCCATTGCATGCGACCAAAAGAAAATGATCCCTTGTTCATTGATGCTTGAAGGAGAATACGGACAAAATGATATCTGCTTAGGAGTTCCTGCAATCATCGGAGCAAACGGAGTAGAGAAAATCGTAAACGTAACGCTGACTGCTGAAGAGCAATTGAAATTCGCTGAAGCTGCCAATGCGGTGAGAGAAGTGAACGGAGATTTGAAATTCTAA
- a CDS encoding biliverdin-producing heme oxygenase: MVSEYLKQNTADYHDAAEKLFNSEKIFNKTFTLEDYKKIIHTNYLMLLHSEDQIFSSLSDKYSEKLQLNERKKLSLIEKDLKSLSLENQTASHNLEFTNEHEALGAMYVIEGSTLGGNVIAKQLSKTEGFDEVTFNFFGCYQENTGPMWKSFKEVLDTEVAEENYGKVLSGAKNSIHFY; this comes from the coding sequence ATGGTATCAGAATATTTAAAACAAAACACCGCAGACTATCATGATGCAGCTGAAAAGCTTTTTAATTCTGAAAAAATTTTTAATAAAACTTTCACTTTAGAAGATTATAAAAAGATCATTCACACGAATTATCTGATGCTTCTTCACAGTGAGGATCAAATTTTCAGCAGCCTTTCTGATAAATATTCAGAAAAGCTTCAGCTTAACGAAAGAAAAAAACTTTCTCTTATTGAAAAAGACCTGAAAAGCCTTTCTCTGGAAAATCAGACCGCTTCCCACAACCTTGAATTTACTAATGAGCATGAAGCATTGGGAGCAATGTATGTGATCGAAGGTTCTACTTTGGGAGGAAATGTAATCGCCAAACAGCTTTCTAAAACGGAAGGTTTTGATGAGGTTACTTTTAACTTTTTCGGATGCTATCAGGAAAATACAGGGCCGATGTGGAAGAGCTTCAAAGAGGTTCTGGATACTGAAGTGGCTGAAGAAAACTATGGCAAAGTACTTTCCGGAGCAAAAAACTCTATACATTTTTACTGA
- a CDS encoding HAMP domain-containing sensor histidine kinase, whose protein sequence is MSPRTSFRIFTENIKGYSKRWSSRNISAVHAVRDLILETSHKNYNAIKRLNDELKKVNEELDSFSYTISHDLGTPLTVMKLNAQMLLGNLTIDSEKSKKKINTIIEEIDNMAEMMQDVLQLSRAKHSEIQLESLKTDGTIRKISENAKMTYGSSKSEVVIKECPDVLADKTMLHQVFLNIINNAVKYSSHQDQPKVEIEGTEDGQTIVYRISDNGIGIPEEEKHKMFKIFNRLDNAKKFKGNGVGLSIVHRIMKRIGGNVDYESNKDGTSFILTFKKP, encoded by the coding sequence GTGTCTCCGAGAACGTCCTTCCGCATTTTTACAGAGAATATTAAAGGATATTCAAAAAGATGGAGTTCCAGGAATATCAGTGCCGTTCATGCTGTTCGTGATCTGATCCTGGAGACTTCCCATAAAAATTACAATGCGATCAAAAGGCTTAATGATGAGCTTAAAAAGGTGAATGAGGAACTGGACAGTTTTTCATATACCATTTCTCATGATTTGGGAACCCCGCTTACGGTTATGAAGCTGAACGCACAAATGCTTTTGGGAAATCTTACCATTGATTCGGAGAAAAGTAAAAAGAAGATCAATACGATCATTGAGGAAATAGACAATATGGCGGAAATGATGCAGGATGTTTTACAGCTCAGCCGTGCAAAGCACAGTGAAATTCAGCTGGAAAGTTTGAAAACAGATGGTACGATCCGCAAAATTTCTGAAAATGCGAAGATGACTTATGGCAGTTCAAAAAGTGAGGTTGTGATCAAAGAATGTCCGGATGTACTTGCTGATAAGACAATGCTTCATCAGGTGTTTTTAAATATCATCAACAATGCTGTAAAATACTCTTCCCATCAGGACCAGCCGAAAGTAGAGATTGAGGGAACAGAGGATGGGCAGACCATTGTGTACCGGATTTCAGATAACGGAATCGGGATTCCTGAAGAAGAGAAACATAAGATGTTTAAAATTTTCAACAGGCTGGATAATGCGAAAAAGTTCAAGGGAAACGGAGTCGGGCTGTCCATCGTTCATCGGATCATGAAAAGGATTGGTGGAAATGTAGATTATGAGAGCAATAAAGACGGAACTTCTTTCATTTTAACGTTTAAAAAGCCTTAA